From one Nonomuraea polychroma genomic stretch:
- a CDS encoding DUF4434 domain-containing protein codes for MRWLFFVVGAAVLAVVAAVIIVLPPSSEAPAPTAGTSSAAKPPSNQPTPQVTEFTDPCGTFETKEKAPYAVTGYWIMPRSNPCTWRTQLKEIHDVGGDTIIRIGYGLQFRTVSGDGDILTRDGELDSLYKACEEDGLSCHDAAERDLKQANPGNRIGRTYVYRTDESFGENVFRCPQMEHSIRAGKRTYFRLITQPDGSDDATCDFSRKGASYDLILVAGAEQDSLTELLRLGDQFGMRIFPALPLAPRDPNTPIRAYKHHLGTLTTLTRRVLQDYGARFADRDSLGGVYQPFEVQMSATLASNPTLEVYAEQHTIVEQLLPGKPILISPYMDARRRVGFGQTPKQVAEAFKALAKTGVGIIAPQDSRGTGKVGLFWPDERDTEVDERLRPVVGESTYGTAYHGSTRDYYREMSLAREEMIQAGYEVQLWANVEAFEPSGEQPCAPQGTRGKTDKQRLDQAVTMAGRYVQKVVSYMWSDFMTCGQPSLEEEITADWQRPIAVDAIRRSRDIQDGVEVRGYNFKDSTISIQWSGGAKDLVVSSVGWLDDNPIEELPEGMSTAWVPFDWTQVPAGEWVRVTVKAPSGKVSTEPLHVRIAT; via the coding sequence GTGCGCTGGCTCTTCTTCGTCGTGGGCGCAGCCGTCCTGGCCGTGGTCGCCGCTGTGATCATCGTGCTGCCGCCGTCCTCTGAAGCGCCGGCCCCCACGGCAGGCACGTCGAGCGCGGCCAAACCGCCGTCGAACCAGCCCACCCCGCAGGTGACCGAGTTCACCGACCCCTGCGGAACGTTCGAGACCAAGGAGAAGGCCCCGTACGCCGTCACCGGCTACTGGATCATGCCCAGGTCGAACCCCTGCACCTGGCGCACCCAGCTGAAGGAGATCCACGACGTCGGCGGCGACACGATCATCAGGATCGGGTACGGCCTGCAGTTCCGCACCGTCTCCGGCGACGGCGACATCCTGACCAGGGATGGCGAGCTGGACTCGCTCTACAAGGCCTGCGAGGAGGACGGCCTTTCCTGCCACGACGCCGCCGAGCGGGATCTGAAGCAGGCCAACCCCGGCAACAGGATCGGCCGCACGTACGTCTACCGCACCGACGAGTCCTTCGGCGAGAACGTGTTCCGCTGCCCCCAGATGGAGCACAGCATCAGGGCCGGAAAGCGCACCTACTTCCGCCTCATCACCCAGCCGGACGGCTCCGACGACGCCACCTGTGACTTCTCCCGCAAAGGCGCCTCCTATGACCTGATCCTGGTGGCCGGCGCGGAGCAGGACAGCCTGACCGAGTTGCTCAGGCTGGGCGACCAGTTCGGCATGCGGATCTTCCCCGCGTTACCGCTGGCCCCGCGCGACCCGAACACGCCGATCAGGGCGTACAAGCACCACCTCGGCACACTGACCACGCTGACGCGGCGCGTCCTGCAGGACTACGGCGCCCGCTTCGCCGACCGGGACTCGCTGGGCGGCGTCTACCAGCCCTTCGAGGTCCAGATGTCGGCCACTCTGGCCTCCAACCCGACGCTCGAGGTGTACGCCGAACAGCACACGATCGTCGAGCAGCTGCTTCCCGGCAAACCCATCCTGATCAGCCCCTACATGGACGCGCGCCGCCGGGTGGGCTTCGGCCAGACGCCCAAGCAGGTGGCCGAGGCGTTCAAGGCGCTGGCCAAGACCGGGGTCGGCATCATCGCCCCGCAGGACAGCCGGGGCACGGGCAAGGTGGGCCTGTTCTGGCCCGACGAGCGCGACACCGAGGTGGACGAGCGGCTGCGGCCGGTGGTCGGGGAGTCCACGTACGGGACCGCGTACCACGGGTCCACGCGCGACTATTACCGAGAGATGTCGCTGGCCCGCGAGGAGATGATCCAGGCCGGCTACGAGGTGCAGCTGTGGGCGAACGTGGAGGCGTTCGAGCCGTCGGGCGAGCAGCCCTGCGCCCCCCAGGGCACGCGCGGCAAGACCGACAAGCAGCGCCTGGACCAGGCGGTCACCATGGCCGGCCGCTACGTGCAGAAGGTCGTCTCCTACATGTGGAGCGACTTCATGACCTGCGGACAGCCGTCGCTCGAAGAGGAGATCACCGCCGACTGGCAGCGCCCGATCGCGGTGGACGCCATCCGGCGCTCGCGCGACATCCAGGACGGCGTGGAGGTCCGCGGCTACAACTTCAAGGACAGCACGATCTCCATCCAGTGGTCAGGCGGCGCCAAGGACCTGGTGGTGTCCTCGGTGGGCTGGCTGGACGACAACCCGATCGAGGAACTTCCCGAGGGGATGTCCACGGCGTGGGTGCCGTTCGACTGGACGCAGGTGCCGGCCGGGGAATGGGTCAGGGTCACGGTCAAAGCCCCATCCGGCAAGGTCAGCACCGAGCCCTTACACGTACGCATCGCAACCTAG
- a CDS encoding glycosyltransferase: MHVLVMTVVHNPEDARILHRQIRALVDAGHEVTYAAAFTAFGVVPRPWVTGVDLPRAAQRNRISATWAARRVFKRMRDKVDLVLVHDPELLFAVWGVRNRPPVVWDVHEDTPATLSLKPWLPSALRPPVRFLARLLEGTAERHLHLMLAETAYAGRFKHAHPIVPNETWVPDSVTPPGDDRVVYLGWLSKARGVIEAVEVAKLLQPYRVAVELIGYADPQSRPVLNQAVTEGLLEWRDFMPNDEALKRLDGALAGLSLLHDEPNYRHSMPTKIVEYMAHGIPVITTPSPRAVELIERYDSGVVVPWQDPKAVAQAVLTLRDDVRERRAQGARGYAAARANHHWPNSAKRFVAQLESWAGVKR, encoded by the coding sequence GTGCACGTGCTCGTCATGACGGTGGTGCATAACCCCGAGGATGCGCGGATCTTGCATCGGCAGATCCGTGCCCTCGTGGATGCCGGTCATGAGGTCACGTATGCCGCCGCCTTCACCGCCTTCGGCGTCGTCCCCCGACCCTGGGTCACCGGAGTGGACCTGCCGAGAGCGGCCCAGCGCAACCGGATCTCGGCGACGTGGGCCGCGCGGCGGGTGTTCAAGCGCATGCGCGACAAGGTCGACCTCGTCCTGGTCCACGACCCCGAGCTGTTGTTCGCGGTGTGGGGCGTGCGCAACCGGCCGCCTGTGGTGTGGGACGTGCACGAGGACACCCCGGCCACGCTCTCGCTCAAGCCCTGGCTGCCCTCGGCGCTGCGGCCTCCCGTACGGTTCCTGGCTCGCCTGCTGGAGGGCACGGCCGAGCGGCACCTGCACCTGATGCTGGCCGAGACGGCGTACGCGGGCCGGTTCAAGCACGCCCACCCGATCGTGCCCAACGAGACGTGGGTGCCGGACTCCGTGACGCCGCCCGGCGACGACCGGGTCGTCTACCTCGGCTGGTTGTCCAAGGCCAGGGGTGTGATCGAGGCCGTCGAGGTGGCCAAGCTGCTGCAGCCGTACCGGGTGGCCGTGGAGCTGATCGGGTATGCCGACCCGCAGAGCCGCCCCGTGCTCAACCAGGCCGTCACCGAGGGCCTGCTGGAGTGGCGCGACTTCATGCCCAACGACGAGGCGCTCAAGCGGCTCGACGGAGCGCTGGCCGGGCTGTCGCTGCTGCACGACGAGCCGAACTACCGGCACTCGATGCCCACCAAGATCGTTGAGTACATGGCGCACGGCATCCCGGTCATCACCACTCCGTCGCCGCGTGCCGTGGAGCTCATCGAGCGTTACGACAGCGGCGTCGTGGTGCCCTGGCAGGACCCCAAGGCCGTCGCCCAGGCCGTGCTGACACTCCGGGACGACGTACGCGAGCGGCGGGCGCAGGGTGCGCGCGGCTACGCGGCGGCCCGGGCCAACCACCACTGGCCCAACTCGGCGAAGCGGTTCGTGGCTCAGCTGGAGTCCTGGGCCGGGGTCAAGCGATAA
- a CDS encoding glycosyltransferase family protein: MAETPEYQRLGPVNWLPEERKLVERHEAEVRELRRRLEIAEAKAAYAQWKLEATQAKRTFKLGEALGAKSPGKIVEAVRSKEKAPKPPMPVTEAVEIANNRPPLVEVPPAKWPNGPVNRPDLKVAVILDDFSRMAFRYEWDQIEFGLKDWPEIFAEKRPDLLFCESAWHGNQGRWRYQMTGTNAPKEPLRDLVAWCKQEGIPTVFWNKEDPPNFDFFIDTAKLFDYVFTCDGDMVPKYREILGHDRVDVLQFAAQPRVHNPIQQKQGRLHDVVFAGMYFRDKHPERREQMETVLDPVRELGLHIFARNGEVDEKYAWPEKYRPHIVGELPYDQMLAAYRMYKVFLNVNSVLDSPTMCARRVFELSACATPVVSGWSRAIEETFGDLIPIAREPIESYNQVLHLINSPELRARMGHLAMREVFDKHLFSHRVDQILQDLGHQVTPRTRSISVVLPTNRASQIEHAISSVARQIHRPLQLIMVLHGLDIDPVVVADKARMAGITDVVVLPADASLSLGACMNLGIAAAEGDLIAKMDDDNLYGDHYLSDLVRAFDYSDAELVGKGAHYAYFEGSNTTMLRLPGLEHRYSFLVQGGTFLGKADMFRSYGFADITRGEDTELVRRLKADSVKIYSADRFNFVYWRSADASMHTWQADHIKLTRNAQFSFVGRPDAHVLI; encoded by the coding sequence ATGGCCGAAACCCCCGAGTACCAGCGACTGGGACCCGTCAACTGGCTACCCGAGGAGCGCAAGCTCGTCGAGCGGCACGAGGCGGAGGTCAGGGAGCTGCGGCGGCGGCTGGAGATCGCCGAGGCCAAGGCCGCGTACGCGCAGTGGAAGCTTGAGGCCACGCAGGCCAAGCGCACGTTCAAGCTGGGCGAGGCCCTGGGCGCGAAGAGCCCAGGGAAGATCGTCGAGGCGGTCCGGTCGAAGGAGAAGGCGCCCAAGCCCCCGATGCCGGTCACCGAGGCCGTCGAGATCGCCAACAACCGGCCGCCGCTGGTCGAGGTGCCGCCGGCGAAGTGGCCCAACGGGCCGGTGAACCGGCCGGACCTGAAGGTCGCGGTGATCCTGGACGACTTCTCCAGGATGGCCTTCCGCTACGAGTGGGACCAGATCGAGTTCGGGCTCAAGGACTGGCCGGAGATCTTCGCGGAGAAGCGGCCTGATCTGCTGTTCTGCGAGTCGGCCTGGCACGGGAACCAGGGGCGCTGGCGCTACCAGATGACCGGCACCAACGCCCCCAAGGAGCCGCTGCGCGACCTGGTGGCCTGGTGCAAGCAGGAGGGCATTCCGACGGTCTTCTGGAACAAGGAGGACCCGCCGAACTTCGACTTCTTCATCGACACGGCCAAGCTGTTCGACTACGTGTTCACCTGCGACGGTGACATGGTCCCGAAATATCGGGAAATCTTGGGGCACGACCGGGTGGACGTGCTGCAGTTCGCCGCCCAGCCGCGTGTGCACAACCCGATCCAGCAGAAGCAGGGCCGGCTGCACGACGTGGTCTTCGCCGGGATGTACTTCCGCGACAAGCACCCCGAGCGCCGCGAGCAGATGGAGACCGTCCTTGACCCGGTCCGGGAGCTCGGCCTGCACATCTTCGCGCGCAACGGCGAGGTGGACGAGAAGTACGCCTGGCCGGAGAAGTACCGGCCGCACATCGTGGGCGAGCTGCCGTACGACCAGATGCTCGCCGCCTACCGGATGTACAAGGTCTTCCTGAACGTCAACTCGGTGCTGGACTCCCCGACCATGTGCGCGCGGCGGGTCTTCGAGCTGTCCGCCTGCGCGACGCCGGTCGTGTCCGGGTGGTCCCGGGCCATCGAGGAGACCTTCGGCGACCTGATCCCCATCGCGCGGGAGCCGATCGAGTCGTACAACCAGGTCCTGCACCTGATCAACAGCCCGGAGCTGCGGGCCAGGATGGGGCACCTGGCGATGCGCGAGGTGTTCGACAAGCACCTCTTCTCACACCGCGTGGACCAGATCCTCCAGGACCTCGGACACCAGGTCACCCCCAGAACTCGGTCGATCTCGGTCGTGCTGCCCACCAACCGCGCCTCCCAGATCGAGCACGCGATCTCGTCGGTGGCCCGGCAGATCCACCGGCCGCTGCAGCTGATCATGGTGCTGCACGGCCTGGACATCGACCCCGTCGTGGTCGCCGACAAGGCGCGCATGGCGGGCATCACGGACGTCGTGGTCCTGCCCGCCGACGCCTCGCTCTCGCTGGGCGCCTGCATGAACCTGGGCATCGCGGCCGCCGAGGGCGACCTGATCGCCAAGATGGACGACGACAACCTGTACGGCGACCACTACCTGTCGGACCTGGTCCGGGCGTTCGACTACTCCGACGCGGAGCTGGTGGGCAAGGGCGCGCACTACGCGTACTTCGAGGGCAGCAACACCACGATGTTGCGGCTGCCCGGTCTGGAGCACCGCTACTCGTTCCTCGTCCAGGGCGGCACGTTCCTCGGCAAGGCGGACATGTTCCGCTCGTACGGGTTCGCGGACATCACCCGAGGCGAGGACACCGAGCTGGTACGGCGGCTGAAGGCGGACTCCGTCAAGATCTACTCGGCGGACCGCTTCAACTTCGTCTACTGGCGCAGCGCCGACGCCTCGATGCACACCTGGCAGGCGGACCACATCAAGCTGACCCGCAACGCCCAGTTCTCGTTCGTCGGCCGCCCGGACGCGCACGTCCTGATCTGA
- a CDS encoding glycosyltransferase family 4 protein, with protein MASDASRQDSSKVSAKSARAGVGGLLKGFVQHPIIVSRVVVTKVKSDPVRVAQAAADALPPRLRPIVGSVAWPAARRARRIVRKLGMRVIKGPWNEAKQHWDAGRVSQAAAVLEAHTKYPFVKRRAAYYRGELAAISPDPIPPGPKVAILERVKGRVLHLVTNALPYTQAGYTVRTHRIVTSQQAAGLDPHVVTSWGWPMMQGHADAPPYEEIDGIPYYRLLPDGHGEVPFEMRGRMVRGADAVTKLVTQLRPQVLHAATDHRNGSVAHAVRDRTGTPFVYEVRGFLEETWASRDPIRVGSERHVLQREREAFLMREADAVVTLAETMAVEIVERGVPREKIHLAPNAVDDSLLTAHYDGASFREAYGIQPNEVVVGSVSSIVAYEGFATLLRAAALLRDQNTPVRVLIVGDGTERDNLLELVGELGLSDAILPGRVGPEEALQAQDAIDVFACPREDLRVCRLVTPLKPVEAMALGKPVVLSDLPALSELVGSDGAGLLVPPGDPEALAKAIAGLREDPARRAEMGEAGRAEVSAKRTWSRVAETYQALYRSLAE; from the coding sequence GTGGCATCCGACGCCAGTCGTCAAGACTCCTCTAAGGTTTCCGCGAAGTCCGCCCGTGCCGGCGTCGGTGGACTTCTCAAGGGCTTCGTCCAGCACCCGATCATCGTCTCCCGCGTCGTCGTGACGAAGGTCAAATCCGACCCCGTCCGGGTGGCCCAGGCCGCCGCCGACGCGCTCCCGCCCCGGCTGCGCCCCATCGTGGGCAGCGTGGCCTGGCCGGCCGCCCGGCGGGCCCGGCGCATCGTGCGCAAGCTCGGCATGCGCGTGATCAAGGGGCCGTGGAACGAGGCCAAGCAGCACTGGGACGCCGGCCGGGTCAGCCAGGCCGCCGCCGTGCTCGAGGCCCACACCAAATACCCCTTCGTCAAGCGCAGGGCCGCCTACTACCGGGGCGAGCTGGCCGCCATCAGCCCCGACCCGATCCCGCCGGGGCCCAAGGTGGCCATCCTGGAGCGGGTCAAGGGCCGGGTCCTGCACCTGGTCACCAACGCGCTGCCGTACACGCAGGCCGGCTACACCGTGCGCACGCACCGCATCGTGACCTCGCAGCAGGCCGCCGGGCTCGACCCGCACGTGGTCACCAGCTGGGGCTGGCCCATGATGCAGGGGCACGCGGACGCGCCGCCGTACGAGGAGATCGACGGCATCCCCTACTACCGGCTGCTGCCCGACGGGCACGGCGAGGTGCCGTTCGAGATGCGCGGGCGCATGGTCAGAGGCGCCGACGCGGTCACCAAGCTCGTCACCCAGCTGCGGCCGCAGGTCCTGCACGCCGCCACCGACCACCGCAACGGCTCGGTGGCGCACGCGGTGCGCGACCGCACGGGCACGCCGTTCGTCTACGAGGTACGCGGCTTCCTGGAGGAGACCTGGGCCTCCCGGGACCCGATCAGGGTCGGCAGCGAGCGGCACGTGCTCCAGCGCGAGCGCGAGGCGTTCCTCATGCGCGAGGCCGACGCGGTGGTCACGTTGGCCGAGACCATGGCCGTCGAGATCGTCGAGCGTGGGGTGCCCAGGGAGAAGATCCACCTGGCGCCCAACGCGGTGGACGACTCGCTGCTGACGGCGCACTACGACGGCGCCTCGTTCAGGGAGGCGTACGGCATCCAGCCGAACGAGGTCGTCGTCGGCTCGGTGTCCAGCATCGTGGCCTACGAGGGGTTCGCCACCCTGCTGCGGGCCGCCGCGCTGCTGCGTGACCAGAACACGCCGGTCCGGGTGCTCATCGTCGGCGACGGCACCGAGCGCGACAACCTGCTGGAGCTCGTCGGCGAGCTCGGCCTGAGCGACGCCATCCTGCCCGGCAGGGTCGGGCCCGAGGAGGCGCTGCAGGCGCAGGACGCCATCGACGTCTTCGCCTGCCCGCGCGAGGATCTGCGGGTATGCCGACTTGTCACGCCGTTGAAACCGGTCGAGGCGATGGCGCTCGGGAAGCCGGTCGTGCTCAGCGATCTGCCCGCGCTGTCCGAGCTCGTGGGCTCCGACGGCGCCGGGCTGCTGGTGCCGCCGGGCGATCCCGAGGCGCTCGCCAAGGCCATCGCAGGGCTCAGGGAGGACCCGGCCAGGCGCGCCGAGATGGGTGAGGCGGGCCGGGCGGAAGTCTCCGCGAAGCGCACCTGGAGCCGCGTGGCGGAGACTTATCAAGCCCTTTACCGATCCCTGGCCGAATGA
- the wecB gene encoding non-hydrolyzing UDP-N-acetylglucosamine 2-epimerase, whose protein sequence is MRENPLVLHVLGARPNFVKAAPVVRALGELGVRQGIIHTGQHYDALMSDVFFADLGLPEPVANLGVGSGSHAKQTAALLVGLEEVVQEHDPDLVVVYGDVNSTLAAILVCAKLGVRTAHVEAGLRSFDRGMPEEVNRVVTDALADLLFATSPEALAYLSAEGVPASKVHLVGNPMIDSLFSALPALDPAPVVARLGIPDRYAVATLHRPANVDSAEAAKELVDAVLEVSRQIPIVVPVHPRGKARLAEAGLVDGETIKVIEPLGYVEFLSLVRGAALVVTDSGGVQEETTMLGVPCLTLRPNTERPITITHGTNRLVTPALLPAAAEKALADGAATPAGELPVLWDGKAGPRIATVIAAWLKGDNLAPASQAKRPE, encoded by the coding sequence ATGAGGGAGAACCCCCTGGTCCTGCACGTTTTGGGTGCTCGTCCCAATTTCGTGAAAGCGGCCCCGGTGGTCCGTGCACTCGGTGAACTCGGCGTGCGGCAGGGCATCATCCACACTGGTCAGCACTACGACGCGCTGATGTCCGACGTCTTCTTCGCCGACCTCGGTCTGCCGGAGCCGGTGGCGAACCTGGGGGTCGGCTCGGGCAGCCACGCCAAGCAGACCGCGGCCCTGCTCGTCGGGCTGGAGGAGGTCGTCCAGGAGCACGATCCCGACCTCGTCGTGGTCTACGGCGACGTGAACTCGACGCTGGCCGCGATCCTCGTCTGCGCCAAGCTGGGCGTGCGGACCGCGCACGTGGAGGCGGGGCTGCGCTCGTTCGACCGGGGCATGCCGGAGGAGGTCAACAGGGTCGTCACAGACGCGCTGGCCGACCTGCTCTTCGCCACCTCCCCCGAGGCCCTGGCCTACCTGTCGGCCGAGGGGGTGCCGGCTTCCAAGGTGCACCTGGTCGGCAACCCCATGATCGACAGCCTGTTCTCGGCGCTGCCGGCGCTGGACCCGGCGCCCGTGGTGGCGCGGCTGGGCATACCGGATCGGTATGCCGTGGCGACGTTGCACCGCCCGGCGAACGTGGACTCGGCCGAGGCCGCCAAGGAGCTGGTCGACGCCGTGCTGGAGGTGTCGCGGCAGATCCCGATCGTGGTGCCGGTGCACCCGCGCGGGAAGGCGCGGCTGGCGGAGGCGGGCTTGGTCGACGGTGAGACGATCAAGGTCATCGAGCCGCTCGGCTATGTGGAGTTTCTCTCACTCGTCCGCGGCGCCGCTCTGGTGGTCACGGACTCCGGCGGCGTGCAGGAGGAGACGACCATGCTCGGCGTGCCGTGCCTGACGCTGCGGCCCAACACCGAGCGGCCGATCACCATCACGCATGGCACGAACCGGCTGGTCACGCCCGCCCTCCTGCCCGCGGCCGCGGAGAAGGCGCTGGCCGACGGCGCCGCCACGCCGGCCGGGGAGCTGCCGGTGCTCTGGGACGGCAAGGCCGGGCCGCGGATCGCCACGGTGATCGCCGCCTGGTTGAAGGGTGACAACCTGGCGCCCGCTTCCCAGGCCAAACGCCCCGAATAG
- a CDS encoding FAD-dependent oxidoreductase yields MSLSPRDLGMNRPISRRDFFDGIAVSALASAGIAETTQEAAAPPAPYGARGASGASGARGFQGGAAEALSVPHALRDGRFWQYADPPEPTGESYDLVVVGGGLSGVSAAYEWLRRDPGAGVLVLDNHDEIGGQARRARFHRQNGPAPADPGLADGVMCDAETFGADTLVRLGSDWVARLPIDERARDDLRMLHREPPDWFPGLSAEGKQERLAELTYSAFLLEVCGAHPDVERFCRSMPCQEWGYDTRALGAIDAWGTGYPGFAGLGLDANKPSRFNSPTVKKQWGMESPDVYLVPEGNQALVRTMVQRMLDRPGNQVRFRLSSPVVSVRDGAASATVGYFDGHQVMTVTAGAVILACWSAVIPYLVPELPAEQRQALSAAVRVPLLHATVRVRDWDAWRRAGVRRVRWTGAYWSLTELDPPRRPGGAATVHLLATPCRSELGPEAGAVAGRRELIKTPYEHLEHTIRDQLARLLGPAGFDPAGDIEAITVNRWGHGNAPEYCRPWHTFYPDGPYPADTARRRFGRIAIAGSDSAPTARADAAVTAAYRAVEELAP; encoded by the coding sequence ATGAGCTTGAGTCCGCGTGACCTCGGGATGAACCGGCCCATTTCCCGCCGCGACTTCTTCGACGGAATAGCCGTGAGCGCTCTTGCGTCCGCGGGGATAGCCGAGACGACTCAGGAGGCCGCGGCTCCGCCCGCGCCCTACGGAGCTCGCGGAGCCAGCGGAGCCAGCGGAGCTCGCGGATTCCAGGGCGGCGCCGCAGAGGCGCTCAGCGTGCCCCATGCGCTGCGGGACGGCCGCTTCTGGCAGTACGCGGATCCGCCGGAGCCCACCGGAGAAAGCTACGACCTCGTGGTGGTCGGCGGCGGGCTCAGCGGGGTGAGCGCGGCCTACGAGTGGCTGCGGCGGGACCCGGGCGCCGGCGTGCTCGTCCTCGACAACCACGACGAGATCGGCGGGCAGGCGCGGCGCGCGCGCTTCCACCGGCAGAACGGCCCGGCGCCCGCCGACCCCGGCCTGGCCGACGGCGTGATGTGCGACGCGGAGACCTTCGGCGCGGACACGCTGGTCAGGCTCGGCTCCGACTGGGTGGCCAGGCTGCCGATCGACGAGCGGGCCAGGGATGACCTGCGCATGTTGCATCGGGAGCCGCCCGACTGGTTCCCCGGGCTGTCGGCCGAGGGCAAGCAGGAGCGGCTGGCGGAGCTGACGTACTCGGCCTTCCTCCTCGAGGTCTGCGGGGCGCACCCGGACGTGGAGCGCTTCTGCCGCAGCATGCCGTGCCAGGAATGGGGGTACGACACCCGGGCGCTCGGCGCGATCGACGCCTGGGGCACCGGATATCCGGGGTTCGCCGGCCTGGGACTCGACGCGAACAAGCCGTCCCGGTTCAACTCCCCCACGGTGAAGAAGCAGTGGGGAATGGAGAGTCCGGACGTCTACCTCGTTCCTGAGGGCAACCAGGCCCTGGTGCGGACGATGGTGCAGCGGATGCTCGACCGCCCCGGCAACCAGGTGCGGTTCCGGCTGTCCAGCCCCGTGGTGTCGGTACGCGACGGCGCCGCGTCGGCGACCGTGGGTTACTTCGACGGCCACCAGGTCATGACCGTCACAGCCGGGGCGGTGATCCTGGCCTGCTGGAGCGCGGTCATCCCGTACCTGGTGCCGGAGTTGCCCGCCGAACAGCGGCAGGCGTTGAGCGCCGCCGTCCGGGTGCCGCTGCTGCACGCCACAGTGCGGGTGCGTGACTGGGACGCGTGGCGGCGGGCCGGCGTGCGCCGGGTGCGCTGGACCGGCGCGTACTGGTCGCTGACCGAGCTCGACCCGCCCCGCCGGCCGGGCGGAGCGGCCACCGTGCACCTGCTGGCCACGCCCTGCCGCTCGGAGCTGGGTCCGGAGGCGGGTGCGGTGGCCGGCCGGCGCGAGCTGATCAAGACGCCGTACGAGCATCTGGAGCACACGATCAGGGACCAGCTCGCGCGGCTGCTGGGGCCCGCCGGTTTCGACCCGGCCGGGGACATCGAGGCGATCACGGTCAACCGGTGGGGGCACGGGAACGCGCCCGAGTACTGCCGTCCGTGGCACACCTTCTACCCGGACGGGCCGTACCCGGCGGACACGGCGCGCAGGCGCTTCGGCAGGATCGCGATCGCGGGCTCGGACTCGGCGCCCACCGCCCGGGCCGACGCCGCCGTCACGGCCGCCTACCGCGCGGTGGAGGAGCTGGCCCCATGA
- a CDS encoding nucleotide sugar dehydrogenase, with product MAVIGLGYVGMPLAKEAVGAGLRVVGVDVDPVKVEALNAGKSYIDDLTDADLEHMLAHGFSATLDETVLARSNTIVICVPTPLDEDHRPDLSAVEGATKAVARNLSKGTLVVLESTTWPGTTDEVARPLLEQSGLVAGESFHLAFSPERIDPGNPKFGLRNTPKVVGGYTATCRDRATAFYGQFIEQVVPVSGTREAEMAKLLENTYRHVNIALVNEMAIFCDELGIDLWEAIDAAATKPFGFQKFLPGPGVGGHCIPVDPSYLSYTVRKLGYPFRFVELAQEINERMPSYVVARVQRLLNRHKKPVNGARVVMLGVTYKPDIADERETPALPVARALLELGAELSFADPYVKEWSVDGTPVPREEDLADAVVNADVTLLMQQHAAFDLDMVEAKARLVLDTRGVLAEGERVERL from the coding sequence TTGGCTGTCATCGGCCTGGGCTACGTCGGCATGCCGCTCGCCAAGGAGGCGGTGGGCGCTGGTCTCCGCGTCGTCGGCGTGGATGTCGACCCCGTCAAGGTGGAGGCGCTCAACGCCGGGAAGTCGTACATCGACGACCTGACCGACGCCGACCTCGAGCACATGCTGGCCCACGGGTTCAGCGCCACACTCGATGAGACCGTGCTGGCCCGGAGCAACACGATCGTCATCTGCGTGCCCACGCCGCTGGACGAGGACCACCGCCCGGACCTGTCCGCCGTGGAGGGCGCGACCAAGGCCGTCGCCCGCAACCTGAGCAAGGGCACGCTCGTCGTCCTGGAGTCCACCACCTGGCCGGGCACCACCGACGAGGTCGCAAGGCCCCTGCTCGAGCAGTCTGGCCTGGTCGCCGGCGAGAGCTTCCACCTGGCCTTCTCGCCCGAGCGGATCGACCCGGGCAACCCCAAGTTCGGCCTGCGCAACACCCCCAAGGTCGTCGGCGGCTACACCGCGACCTGCCGGGACCGCGCCACCGCGTTCTACGGGCAGTTCATCGAGCAGGTGGTGCCGGTCAGCGGCACCCGCGAGGCCGAGATGGCCAAGCTGCTGGAGAACACCTACCGGCACGTCAACATCGCGCTCGTCAACGAGATGGCGATCTTCTGCGACGAGCTCGGGATCGACCTGTGGGAGGCCATCGACGCGGCGGCGACCAAGCCGTTCGGCTTCCAGAAGTTCCTGCCCGGGCCGGGCGTCGGCGGGCACTGCATCCCCGTCGACCCGTCGTACCTGTCGTACACCGTGCGCAAGCTCGGCTACCCGTTCCGGTTCGTGGAGCTGGCGCAGGAGATCAACGAGCGGATGCCGTCCTACGTGGTGGCCCGCGTCCAGCGCTTGCTGAACAGGCATAAGAAGCCCGTGAACGGCGCCAGAGTGGTTATGCTCGGCGTCACTTACAAACCGGATATCGCCGACGAACGGGAAACCCCGGCCCTGCCGGTGGCGCGTGCGCTGCTGGAACTGGGCGCCGAGCTCTCGTTCGCGGACCCGTACGTCAAGGAGTGGTCGGTAGACGGCACCCCGGTGCCGCGTGAGGAGGACCTGGCCGACGCCGTGGTCAACGCTGACGTGACGCTGCTGATGCAGCAGCACGCCGCGTTCGACCTCGACATGGTCGAGGCGAAGGCCAGGCTCGTGCTCGACACCCGCGGCGTGCTCGCCGAGGGTGAGCGCGTCGAGCGGCTGTAG